A single genomic interval of Bacillus sp. es.036 harbors:
- a CDS encoding DUF4260 domain-containing protein — MNKGLLHLEGLIVLLGSLYFYASIDASWWLFFLCLFLPDLFMLGYVMNNRIGALIYNIGHTYVFPFILLILSVSLNLDLLLALSLIWIAHIGMDRTVGYGLKYPSQFKETHLQKV, encoded by the coding sequence ATGAATAAAGGTTTATTGCATTTGGAAGGGCTAATCGTTTTACTTGGCTCTTTGTACTTCTACGCATCAATCGATGCAAGTTGGTGGCTGTTCTTTCTTTGTTTATTCCTGCCCGATCTCTTTATGCTAGGATACGTGATGAACAATAGAATCGGTGCTCTGATCTATAATATTGGCCATACGTACGTATTTCCATTTATTCTTCTCATCCTAAGTGTGAGTTTGAACCTAGATTTACTTCTCGCACTCAGCCTCATCTGGATTGCCCATATCGGAATGGATCGAACTGTAGGCTATGGTTTAAAGTACCCATCTCAATTTAAAGAGACGCATTTACAAAAAGTCTAA
- a CDS encoding HAD family hydrolase: MMQAVIFDMDGTLFQTNKILALSLEDTFQYLRSINQWDGEAPIAQYREIMGVPLPKVWEALLPDHSMEVRERTDAHFLKRLIVNINDGKGELYPNVKEVFSSLKENQCAIYIASNGLSDYLEAIVRHYGLDHWVTETFSIQRVDSLKKSDLVQKIAEKYELTDAVVVGDRLSDINAAKDNGFVSIGCHFDFAKEEEFDQADRVIHNLNELTMVLTELNLAGIKG; this comes from the coding sequence ATCATGCAAGCCGTCATTTTTGATATGGATGGAACGCTTTTTCAAACAAATAAAATTCTCGCATTATCCTTAGAGGACACGTTTCAATATTTAAGATCAATTAACCAATGGGATGGGGAAGCGCCGATTGCACAATACCGTGAAATCATGGGCGTCCCGTTACCAAAAGTATGGGAAGCTTTGTTGCCGGATCATTCGATGGAAGTAAGAGAACGAACGGATGCTCATTTTTTAAAGCGGTTGATTGTGAATATTAATGATGGGAAAGGTGAGCTGTATCCGAATGTGAAGGAAGTTTTCTCGTCGTTAAAAGAAAATCAGTGTGCCATTTACATCGCAAGTAATGGTTTATCTGATTACTTGGAAGCGATCGTGCGTCACTACGGGTTAGATCATTGGGTTACAGAAACGTTTAGCATCCAACGCGTGGACTCTTTAAAAAAATCTGATTTAGTTCAAAAGATTGCAGAGAAATATGAGCTAACGGACGCGGTAGTTGTAGGGGATCGCTTATCTGATATAAACGCAGCGAAAGACAATGGATTCGTTTCCATCGGCTGTCATTTTGATTTTGCAAAAGAAGAGGAATTCGATCAGGCAGACCGAGTGATTCACAATTTAAACGAGCTTACAATGGTATTGACCGAGTTAAATCTAGCGGGGATTAAAGGATAA
- a CDS encoding YetF domain-containing protein, translating to MALTTLLIRLSLSFITLLLLTRIMGRKEISQMTFFNFVSAIALGTLGASLAIDSSLSVRNGMIALVAWTLFTILMGYADLKSKTMRLGVKGSPKIVVRNGKIMENELRKLRLDLDSLNLLLRKKNVFSLKDVDYAIFETDGTLSVLKKDNKQPVTKGDQGITSKAQKIYPISAPLIEDGQLNRKSLNEMNVDEGWLLQQVQAKGIQSVSDVFYAELQKDGSLFIDKRDDRLH from the coding sequence ATGGCACTGACTACATTACTCATACGACTCTCTCTTTCATTTATCACATTACTGTTATTAACAAGAATCATGGGAAGAAAAGAAATTTCGCAGATGACCTTTTTTAATTTTGTATCAGCCATCGCCCTTGGAACGTTAGGCGCTTCTCTTGCCATTGACTCTTCGTTAAGCGTGAGAAATGGGATGATTGCTCTTGTTGCCTGGACCCTATTTACTATTCTTATGGGATATGCGGATTTAAAATCAAAAACAATGAGATTAGGAGTTAAAGGAAGTCCAAAAATCGTTGTTCGTAATGGAAAAATTATGGAGAACGAGCTACGTAAACTTCGACTCGACCTTGATTCTCTAAACCTCTTACTTCGAAAAAAGAACGTCTTTTCTCTGAAAGACGTCGACTATGCCATTTTTGAAACCGATGGAACGTTATCCGTCTTAAAGAAAGATAACAAGCAACCGGTAACGAAAGGAGATCAAGGTATTACTTCAAAAGCGCAAAAGATCTATCCCATCTCTGCACCCTTGATTGAGGACGGTCAACTAAATCGGAAATCCTTAAACGAAATGAATGTGGATGAAGGATGGCTACTTCAACAAGTTCAGGCAAAGGGGATTCAATCCGTTTCAGACGTGTTTTATGCAGAATTACAAAAGGATGGTTCACTGTTTATTGATAAACGGGATGATCGCTTGCATTAA
- a CDS encoding DUF4181 domain-containing protein yields the protein METFWVTVILVLSTFGLGLYYLKKALRKWLKVEKKSMFSYNHVNDTHRKLDWTIRISFMLLLISGLFINIERIPLEPLWYLQTHIIMFGFIIVTETVRAIMEKRYAENKNDYLFTLFQLGVIVVFLLSLFLTNFFWLL from the coding sequence TTGGAGACTTTTTGGGTCACCGTTATATTGGTCCTGTCTACTTTCGGGCTGGGTCTCTACTATTTGAAAAAAGCTTTACGTAAGTGGCTTAAGGTTGAAAAGAAAAGCATGTTTTCTTATAACCATGTGAACGATACACATCGAAAACTGGATTGGACGATTCGGATTAGTTTCATGTTGCTATTGATCAGTGGTTTATTTATTAATATAGAGCGTATTCCTTTAGAACCGCTCTGGTATCTTCAGACTCACATCATCATGTTTGGATTTATCATTGTAACGGAAACAGTAAGAGCGATTATGGAGAAGCGGTATGCAGAGAATAAAAATGACTATCTTTTTACGCTTTTTCAACTTGGAGTGATCGTTGTTTTCTTACTTTCATTGTTTCTAACTAACTTCTTTTGGCTCTTGTGA
- a CDS encoding DUF3784 domain-containing protein, with amino-acid sequence MDVGLFIIGVALLIVSYLVGVKKQTWLLAGFNEKMVKNKSLLGTFVGLLFFVPLGLLTIILSVVDFANEGTIIVVAMVILFGIVAVLINRKLLES; translated from the coding sequence ATGGATGTCGGTTTATTCATCATCGGGGTCGCTCTCTTAATCGTTTCTTATTTGGTGGGGGTGAAGAAACAAACGTGGTTATTGGCAGGATTTAATGAAAAGATGGTGAAAAATAAATCCCTATTAGGCACGTTTGTCGGCTTGCTATTTTTTGTTCCGTTAGGTTTACTTACGATCATCCTTAGCGTAGTCGATTTTGCTAATGAAGGGACGATCATCGTAGTAGCAATGGTGATTTTGTTTGGAATTGTTGCGGTTTTGATTAATCGAAAGTTACTTGAATCATAG
- a CDS encoding GNAT family N-acetyltransferase has translation MITGRCQLRLFSETDKQHVKMLYKSEEVRKYLGGTVDDETFQQGFNSMMHSRNRSSYWTVFLKESQDFIGIVFLDTYHDGVKTEVGYQFLPEFWGQGYAKEVVTYVMEYGFSELNLDEIVAETQTRNTSSCRLLQKVGMTCVGQLERFGEEQSMFQLCRV, from the coding sequence ATGATCACAGGAAGATGTCAACTTCGGTTATTTTCGGAAACGGATAAGCAACATGTTAAAATGCTGTATAAAAGTGAAGAAGTTCGAAAGTATTTAGGTGGAACAGTTGATGATGAAACATTTCAACAAGGATTTAACAGCATGATGCACTCCCGAAATCGCTCTTCTTATTGGACCGTTTTTCTAAAGGAGTCACAGGATTTTATCGGTATCGTTTTTCTAGATACGTATCATGATGGGGTGAAAACAGAAGTAGGGTATCAATTTTTGCCAGAGTTTTGGGGCCAAGGGTATGCGAAGGAAGTCGTAACCTACGTGATGGAGTATGGATTTAGCGAATTAAATTTAGATGAGATCGTGGCAGAGACGCAAACGCGGAATACGTCATCTTGTCGTCTGTTACAAAAAGTAGGGATGACATGTGTGGGACAGCTCGAACGATTTGGGGAAGAGCAGTCGATGTTTCAACTTTGTCGTGTATGA
- a CDS encoding 2'-5' RNA ligase family protein, producing the protein MYWFIALFDEQTEAQVKGIWKELKEQSLSYYIDEVKDGRPHITLASYEQLDKEEYIRKIDAFYEEVEKVELTFNTVSSFLNYGTIFLAPTVTENLLSLHSAHNRHFEDFNGSANSLYLPGKWIPHCTVANQLESDDLARVFQYCFSEVKPIFGKIEAVALIELKEEDEEGMDAPIVYTKHLK; encoded by the coding sequence GTGTACTGGTTCATAGCCCTTTTTGATGAACAGACAGAAGCACAGGTGAAAGGAATATGGAAGGAGCTTAAGGAACAATCTCTCTCCTATTATATTGATGAAGTGAAAGACGGTAGACCACACATCACGCTCGCAAGTTATGAGCAGTTAGATAAGGAAGAATACATAAGAAAAATCGATGCCTTTTATGAAGAGGTGGAGAAGGTGGAGCTTACGTTTAATACGGTTAGTTCGTTCTTAAACTATGGAACAATCTTTTTAGCGCCTACCGTAACGGAAAATTTACTTTCCCTTCATTCCGCTCATAATCGTCATTTTGAAGACTTTAATGGGAGTGCCAATTCGTTATATTTACCAGGTAAATGGATTCCTCATTGCACGGTAGCAAATCAGCTCGAGTCTGATGATTTAGCTCGTGTGTTTCAATATTGTTTTTCAGAAGTTAAACCCATCTTTGGCAAAATTGAAGCAGTCGCTTTGATTGAATTAAAAGAAGAGGATGAGGAAGGCATGGATGCGCCCATTGTCTATACAAAGCATCTTAAATAA
- a CDS encoding aldo/keto reductase produces MKESIPEITLNDGLTLPAIGFGTYKLNGNHGATGITSAIDVGYRLIDTAYNYENEGTVGEAIRRSTVPRNELRITSKLPGRYQEYEKAVTAIQESLYRANLDYYDLYLIHWPNPKQGHFVEAWQALIDAKKWGLIRSIGVCNFLPEHLEQLENETGVKPSINQIELHPFFNQEEQRRWHEQNNIKTESWSPLARVNDILENETISQIANQHNKSVSQIILRWHYQLGSIPIPKSSSPERQRENLTIFDFELNETEMAMMAELSRPDGRINNQDPATYEEF; encoded by the coding sequence ATGAAGGAATCAATTCCAGAAATCACGTTGAATGATGGCCTTACTTTACCTGCGATTGGATTTGGAACTTACAAATTAAACGGAAATCATGGTGCAACTGGCATCACGAGTGCCATTGATGTTGGCTACCGCCTCATTGATACCGCGTATAATTATGAGAATGAAGGAACGGTGGGTGAAGCCATTCGTCGTAGCACGGTACCAAGAAACGAATTGCGCATCACATCGAAACTACCAGGTCGCTACCAGGAATATGAAAAAGCGGTCACCGCTATTCAAGAATCACTTTATCGCGCCAATTTAGATTACTATGATTTGTACCTCATCCACTGGCCAAACCCGAAACAAGGTCATTTTGTAGAAGCGTGGCAAGCTTTAATTGATGCAAAAAAATGGGGCTTGATTCGCTCGATTGGCGTATGCAACTTTCTCCCTGAGCACTTAGAACAATTGGAAAATGAAACGGGAGTAAAACCGAGCATCAATCAAATCGAATTGCATCCCTTCTTCAATCAAGAAGAGCAAAGAAGATGGCACGAACAAAACAACATTAAAACAGAATCCTGGAGTCCACTCGCTCGAGTGAATGACATTTTAGAAAATGAAACGATTTCGCAAATCGCGAACCAGCATAACAAGTCCGTCTCGCAGATTATTTTACGCTGGCATTACCAATTAGGATCAATTCCGATTCCTAAGTCTTCCTCCCCAGAACGCCAGCGTGAGAATTTAACCATTTTCGATTTCGAATTAAATGAAACTGAAATGGCTATGATGGCGGAATTATCACGCCCTGATGGTCGGATCAATAATCAAGATCCGGCTACTTACGAAGAATTTTAA
- the sda gene encoding sporulation histidine kinase inhibitor Sda, whose translation MMFLTNQELFIAYCDAYKLQLDQAFIEMLTSEIYRRGLTPPDAHMDCYEKARMVR comes from the coding sequence ATGATGTTTCTTACAAATCAGGAGCTGTTCATTGCCTATTGTGATGCGTATAAGCTTCAACTTGATCAAGCGTTTATCGAAATGTTAACTTCTGAAATTTATCGCAGGGGGCTAACTCCTCCTGATGCACATATGGATTGTTATGAAAAAGCGAGAATGGTTCGGTAG
- a CDS encoding HD-GYP domain-containing protein has translation MKKCTLHGHAHLFSYQSLQLMELLRHHDPSSFHHSVQSTSYYIDFCLHYNLHSLLKPIILQSVLLHDIGMLLVPKEILQQNRPLTLSEKRELEQHPELGIELLCDYPEIDFEPSLVLHHHENNDGSGYPDHMLKEQLPFAVNLLRVIDSYTAMTMDRPYRAKRSDQDAIHELKEHRNLYDARCTFLFVAYMEKRLKGKNILLHYFDYVPHQK, from the coding sequence ATGAAAAAGTGTACATTGCACGGGCACGCTCATTTATTTTCTTATCAATCACTGCAATTGATGGAACTTCTCCGTCATCACGATCCATCTTCCTTTCATCACTCCGTTCAATCCACAAGTTATTATATTGATTTTTGCTTGCACTACAATCTTCACTCCCTATTGAAGCCGATCATCCTTCAGTCCGTTCTTTTACACGACATAGGAATGCTACTTGTTCCAAAAGAGATTCTTCAACAGAATAGACCACTCACTCTTTCTGAGAAAAGGGAGCTGGAACAACATCCAGAACTTGGCATAGAGCTTTTATGTGACTATCCAGAAATTGATTTCGAGCCTTCCTTGGTCTTGCATCATCACGAAAATAATGACGGATCAGGATATCCAGATCACATGTTGAAGGAACAGCTGCCGTTTGCAGTAAATCTCCTTCGTGTGATTGATAGCTATACCGCTATGACTATGGACCGACCTTATCGGGCAAAGCGATCAGATCAAGACGCCATCCATGAGCTTAAGGAACATCGAAACCTGTATGATGCTCGATGCACTTTCTTGTTTGTTGCCTATATGGAAAAGCGATTAAAGGGGAAAAATATTCTGCTTCATTATTTTGATTATGTACCCCATCAAAAATGA
- a CDS encoding M23 family metallopeptidase → MKKLAKFATISFVSVGLLAGAAQVSTPTVEAKGPVVNAPAGCFGPVYYTVKYGDTLSEIASKYGLTTNYLASLNNISNPNQIYVGQRLKAYNCN, encoded by the coding sequence ATGAAGAAGCTCGCAAAATTCGCAACAATTTCATTTGTCTCAGTTGGATTATTAGCTGGAGCAGCACAGGTAAGTACCCCTACAGTTGAAGCAAAAGGACCTGTAGTCAATGCGCCAGCTGGATGTTTTGGACCGGTTTATTATACGGTGAAATATGGTGACACTCTATCAGAAATTGCCTCTAAATATGGTTTAACTACGAACTACCTTGCTTCACTGAACAATATTTCAAACCCGAACCAAATCTACGTTGGACAAAGATTAAAAGCCTATAACTGCAATTAG
- a CDS encoding GerAB/ArcD/ProY family transporter, which produces MKTSKQINSVQFLFIIFQTQVGVGILSLPGTLHSTAGNDGWISIIMAGVGFQVVIFVLYSLSKRFSTLSLYEYAPKIMGRLIGTMISIGYILFAGLTAILVLQLFQVSINTWILPRTPSIVILSLLSISGAYLVSGRVKVLGRFNQFVTILVVPLVVMILVALRYSDIRYILPIAENGLSPILKATPEGFFSMIGFEMALFVFPYLQNKGKEALVSLTLSNVAVTCFYCLITISTYVYFSPRQFETIQDPTVYMLKGISFLIVDRIDLLFLSIWTVSVLTSFGSYLYISSEGVKTLTKRKRATWPIIITTFLILAISLVPHDMFTIETLSNFHATASYFFVFGIPLLLLIISTIRKTELKDKPQ; this is translated from the coding sequence ATGAAAACGAGCAAGCAAATTAATTCAGTTCAATTTCTCTTTATCATTTTCCAAACCCAAGTAGGAGTAGGTATACTCTCCTTACCTGGAACACTCCATTCCACAGCTGGAAACGATGGCTGGATCTCGATCATAATGGCTGGAGTAGGCTTTCAAGTCGTTATCTTCGTTCTGTATTCTTTAAGTAAACGATTTTCTACCTTATCGCTCTATGAGTATGCACCAAAAATCATGGGACGATTGATCGGCACAATGATTTCGATCGGTTACATTTTATTTGCAGGATTAACGGCAATCCTCGTGCTCCAACTATTTCAAGTAAGTATTAACACTTGGATTCTGCCTCGAACTCCTTCAATCGTAATCCTTTCTCTTCTATCAATCTCAGGCGCCTATCTTGTCTCTGGGAGAGTAAAAGTGCTCGGTCGATTCAATCAATTCGTCACGATCTTAGTTGTCCCTCTCGTTGTAATGATTCTAGTCGCATTAAGGTACTCCGATATCCGTTACATCCTTCCCATTGCTGAGAACGGCTTAAGTCCGATCCTAAAAGCCACACCCGAAGGGTTCTTTTCCATGATTGGTTTTGAGATGGCTTTATTTGTTTTTCCTTATTTACAAAACAAAGGAAAAGAAGCACTCGTTAGTTTAACGCTCTCCAACGTTGCGGTGACGTGCTTTTACTGCCTAATTACGATTTCAACATATGTGTATTTTAGCCCAAGGCAGTTTGAAACGATTCAAGATCCTACCGTTTATATGTTAAAAGGAATCTCTTTTCTAATCGTTGATCGGATTGATCTGCTGTTTCTATCAATTTGGACCGTATCCGTCTTAACCTCTTTTGGATCATATTTATACATTTCTTCTGAGGGGGTTAAGACGCTTACAAAACGAAAGAGAGCAACGTGGCCAATTATCATAACGACCTTTCTCATATTGGCTATTTCTCTTGTTCCTCATGATATGTTCACAATTGAAACCCTTTCAAACTTTCATGCCACTGCCAGCTATTTCTTTGTATTTGGAATTCCATTACTTTTGTTAATCATTAGCACAATAAGAAAAACAGAGCTTAAGGATAAACCTCAGTAA
- a CDS encoding STM3941 family protein → MEETVMKFYESKRKLLLLMVGCLLFVGAGGYFSYTLFQAGSFLFAFIMLLCGGFFLFILTMYAKKIATGHPHVTLTPEDLELYVLPTDKINIRWEDIEAFIPYRMHSNSFIGLVLKDEERYAKLMPNKMKKLSRMNVRMGYPQYNIVLSHLKQKKLLIEELEKRIVETHPNQQSFKKDVSLK, encoded by the coding sequence GTGGAAGAAACGGTGATGAAGTTCTACGAATCAAAAAGAAAATTACTCTTATTAATGGTCGGATGCTTGTTGTTCGTAGGGGCGGGTGGGTATTTTTCTTATACTTTATTTCAAGCAGGTAGCTTTTTGTTTGCATTCATTATGCTACTTTGTGGTGGTTTTTTCCTGTTTATTCTCACAATGTATGCTAAAAAAATCGCTACAGGTCACCCCCATGTAACCCTAACTCCCGAGGATTTGGAGCTATATGTGCTCCCAACAGATAAAATAAACATTCGATGGGAAGACATTGAAGCGTTTATCCCGTATCGCATGCATAGCAATTCGTTTATAGGGCTTGTGTTGAAAGATGAAGAACGCTATGCAAAGTTAATGCCAAATAAGATGAAAAAGCTATCTAGAATGAATGTAAGAATGGGCTATCCCCAATATAATATTGTCCTTTCTCATTTAAAGCAAAAGAAACTGCTTATTGAAGAATTGGAAAAGCGAATCGTTGAAACGCATCCAAATCAACAGAGTTTTAAGAAGGACGTATCGCTTAAATAA
- a CDS encoding CBO0543 family protein: MDRQQQFEHILSLKKELEDATINYWHQFSDYSTWQFWTILAMLIVPLIVLYFLIDRKNIFLLGFFGFSVHILASYLDALGVRKSWWDYPYIAIPQLPASIGIDAAFIPVYFILLYQWCLNKEKNYWLYGTLSAIAFTFIFKPLLIGLNLFELYTNWFVLLAAYLFVVYAAKLITNLFIRMSEKA, translated from the coding sequence ATGGATCGACAACAGCAATTTGAACACATTCTTTCATTAAAAAAAGAACTGGAAGATGCAACCATAAATTACTGGCATCAGTTCTCCGACTATAGCACGTGGCAGTTTTGGACTATACTCGCTATGCTAATCGTACCTCTTATCGTGTTGTATTTCCTGATCGATCGTAAGAATATCTTTCTCCTTGGCTTTTTTGGCTTTTCTGTTCATATCCTTGCTTCCTACTTGGACGCATTAGGGGTCAGAAAATCATGGTGGGATTACCCATACATCGCCATTCCTCAACTCCCAGCAAGCATTGGCATCGATGCTGCCTTCATACCCGTTTATTTTATCTTGCTTTATCAATGGTGCTTAAATAAGGAGAAAAACTACTGGCTATATGGTACGCTTTCTGCCATTGCGTTTACATTTATCTTTAAACCGCTTTTAATAGGACTCAATCTTTTTGAACTGTATACAAATTGGTTCGTCCTTTTAGCGGCCTACTTATTTGTCGTTTACGCCGCCAAGCTAATCACCAATCTTTTTATTAGGATGTCAGAAAAGGCATAA
- a CDS encoding VOC family protein — MVRTAKQVFVNLPVKNLDKSIHFFTELGFQFNPQFTDENATCMVINENTFVMLLVEEFFQTFTQKGLVNAKLSTEVIMAISAESNDEVDEIVKQALASGGSPSNEAIDHGFMYAWSFQDLDGHLWEVMHMQEGSVE, encoded by the coding sequence TTGGTTCGAACGGCAAAGCAAGTGTTTGTTAACTTACCGGTAAAGAACTTGGATAAGTCGATTCATTTTTTCACAGAGCTTGGTTTTCAATTTAATCCACAATTTACAGATGAGAATGCCACGTGTATGGTCATCAATGAAAATACGTTTGTGATGCTGCTCGTTGAAGAGTTCTTTCAAACATTCACTCAGAAGGGGCTAGTAAATGCGAAGTTATCAACGGAAGTGATTATGGCGATATCAGCTGAAAGCAATGATGAGGTTGATGAGATTGTGAAGCAAGCACTAGCCTCCGGGGGAAGTCCTTCAAATGAAGCCATTGATCATGGTTTCATGTATGCCTGGAGCTTCCAGGATCTAGATGGTCATCTGTGGGAAGTGATGCATATGCAGGAAGGTTCAGTGGAGTAG
- a CDS encoding YceI family protein codes for MKTLTLDKVHSSLDFQIKHMMVSKAKGEFTDFDVDFNGDLNDLTAANIKVTISVKSIDTGNEDRDGHLRSGDFFEADQYPNMVFESKSIKKKSDEEYDVTGNFTIKGVTKEETFTVEYNGTSKSPLDGSTVAGFDVSGKVNREAYGMTYNAAIETGGFLLGRDVKFEGNFEFVVAD; via the coding sequence ATGAAAACATTAACACTAGATAAGGTTCACAGTAGCTTAGATTTTCAAATCAAACATATGATGGTTTCAAAAGCAAAAGGGGAATTCACTGACTTTGACGTTGATTTCAATGGCGATCTTAATGACCTTACAGCTGCAAACATTAAAGTAACCATCTCTGTAAAATCAATTGATACAGGTAACGAAGACCGTGACGGCCACCTTCGCTCTGGTGATTTCTTTGAAGCCGATCAATACCCGAACATGGTATTCGAAAGCAAGTCGATCAAAAAGAAATCAGACGAAGAATATGATGTAACTGGCAACTTTACCATTAAAGGCGTGACAAAAGAAGAAACGTTCACCGTTGAATATAATGGAACATCGAAAAGCCCGCTCGATGGTAGCACTGTCGCTGGTTTTGACGTTTCTGGTAAAGTTAACCGTGAAGCATACGGCATGACGTATAATGCAGCCATTGAGACTGGCGGTTTCTTGCTAGGTAGAGATGTTAAATTTGAAGGAAACTTTGAGTTTGTTGTAGCAGACTAA
- a CDS encoding superoxide dismutase family protein, which yields MKKWMVLGLILSVMFVLAACGGENEEGTIENEPETTGEKQSEEPMETITVSMKNQDDEEIGTAELKEHDGATMISLDVSNLPEGEHGFHIHENGSCEAPDFKSAGGHYNPEDVDHGTESENGPHAGDIDGTIQTEIVNDNVTLNAGEENSLLKEGGTALVIHAGADDMESQPSGDAGDRIACGVIVQ from the coding sequence ATGAAAAAATGGATGGTACTTGGATTAATCCTAAGTGTCATGTTTGTGCTTGCTGCTTGCGGTGGCGAGAATGAAGAAGGAACGATCGAAAATGAACCTGAGACAACAGGGGAGAAGCAAAGTGAAGAGCCGATGGAAACAATCACGGTAAGTATGAAGAACCAGGATGATGAAGAGATCGGAACTGCAGAACTGAAGGAGCACGATGGTGCTACAATGATCAGTCTTGATGTCAGTAATTTACCAGAAGGAGAGCACGGTTTTCATATTCATGAAAACGGCTCGTGTGAAGCGCCTGACTTTAAATCTGCTGGAGGGCATTATAATCCTGAAGACGTAGACCATGGTACGGAATCAGAAAATGGACCGCATGCAGGGGATATAGATGGAACGATTCAAACTGAGATTGTGAATGATAACGTAACACTAAATGCCGGAGAAGAGAACTCACTTCTAAAAGAAGGTGGAACAGCTCTAGTGATTCATGCGGGCGCAGATGATATGGAATCACAGCCGTCTGGAGATGCGGGCGATCGAATTGCGTGTGGTGTGATTGTTCAATAA